AAAAAAGTATCAACAAGCGAGGGCATCGTCCCCTGGGTTATCATGCATAACATGGATGATCTAAGCGATGCGATGCGGCGAGGCGACTGGGTACTGGCCGAACGAATTGCTGCCGCTATGGGACATTATGTGGGCGATTTACATATGCCCCTTCACACCACAGCCAACTATAATGGGCAGGATACGGGCAATTACGGCATTCATGCACGTTGGGAATCGATCATGCAGCAGACGCTGAAGAAGTATGTAAAGCTGCCTTCCCACAGACCCATTTATATTGATGCTCCATGGAGGCAACTGACTCAGTGGATCATCAAGGCAAATGACTGCGTCCCTTCGATTTTAAAGGCCGACGATTTCGCCAGAGAGGCGGCTCACGGTGATATAGAATCACGGCGATACTACAAACATCTATGGAAGAGAACCGAACCCATTTTCATTTCGCAGATCTCCGCAGCGGCCGCGCATCTCTCCGATCTTTGGTACACAGCCTGGGTCAATGCCGGGAAGCCGGTTATTCCAAAAGCGGCCTCGTCTTTCCCGAAAACATCCATCCATCAGGAGACAGTCACATCCAACCCGCACCGCTCCCTGCTCACGACCTCCAACGTCTTTTTAGCAATCATTGCTATTTCTGCAGGTAGATTTATGTTACGCAGGAGGCGATGAAACGGATATATACGATACTCATTCCCTCTCTCATTTTCTGGGCAGTCATGACACTGTGGCTGATCCGCTACGAGGCATTCCCCTCTTTTTTCAGTCCCGTTCATCACGCCTCTTATAAATCAATGCTGTCCGACGGCCCGATCATCGTCGACAACTGGATGAAGGTGCTCATCAACGGCAATCACGTCGGGTATGCTCATTCTGCCGTCAATATCGACGAACATAACGCCAACGAACGCTATGCATTCGTCAGCAAAACCGTCCTGCGCCTGAGCCTGCTGGGGTCACCGCAATACATTTCCGTGGACGTAACAGCGACACTGAATTCATTCTATGCCCTGCAGCAATTTTCGATGCTGCTGGAAAATGCAAATTATTCGATGAAACTTGATGCCCGCCGAATGAATGGCTCCCGCTTTCTGGCAAAAATGGAAACGCCGGCCGGGACACAACAGTTTGCCGTTGAACTGCCCGATGATGTGGCCATCTATTCCCCTGCCATGGATGCCTATATTCGCAAGTTAAAACCCGATGAACAATTTGTATTCAAGACACTGGATCCCATGACACTCACTCCCATGCCCATGACCGTCACGGCGAAGGGTCCTCAGACGTTTGTTCAAAATGGAACACAAACCATCGCCAATCTCTTCATTTATGATTTTAACGGAGCAAAATCCAGGACATGGATGAATGACGAAGGGGAAGTCCTGCTGCAGGAAACGCCCTGGGGCTGGAGCATGGAGGCCTCGACGCCGGAAAAAGCCGTTACATTTCAGCGCGGAAATGACACCTTCGATCTGGCGCGGAATTTTTCAGTTCCGCTGGCGACGCAGCTTTCTGATTCCCACTCTGTCTCAGAACTGATTATCGATATGGAGGGAGCCCATATTTCGTCATTCCCCCTTGCGACAAGACGTCAAACCATCCTTCACCAAACCAATGACAGTCTGCGCCTGCAAATTCAGCGACATCCGCCCCCCGATCCTCAGGCAACATATTCTCCGGACGATCTGGCCCATACCCCGTTCATTCAAACAACCAACACCGCTATCGTAGCCAGAGCGCAAAAAATCACGCGGCACACGACGGCACCATGGGAAAAAGCACAAGCGATCAACGACTGGGTTTTCCAGCATGTCACCAAAGATCCTACCGTCTCCATCCCGTCGGCCATTGATGTGCTGAAATCATTACGCGGCGACTGCAATGAACATACCTATCTTTTTGTGGCTCTGGCACGTGCAGCAGGCATCCCATCCCGCATCACCGTCGGATTGGTTTATTCGGATGGCGGGTTATACTATCATGCCTGGCCCGCTGTCTTCATTGATGGACAGTGGCAGGAAATGGATCCAACCTTCGGCCAACATGAAGCCGACGCCACCCACATCGCCCTGCTTCAGGGCGAACTCACGGATCAAATGCGTCTGATCCCTCTCATTGGACAACTCCATGCAACGATTGTGAGAACCAACTATGATTAAAGTCGAGCAGTTAACCCGCCGATTCGGCTCCTTTACAGCCGTAGATCAATTGAATCTGGATATATCCGAGGGAGAAATATTCTGCTTCCTCGGCCCTAATGGTGCGGGCAAAACAACAACCATCAAAATGATGTGCGGCCTGCTGCATCCCAGCATCGGGACGATTCACATCGGGGGTCATGATATTCAGCAAGACCCTTCGGCGGTACACCGTATCTGTGGCTATATCCCTGATCAACCTTATTTGTACGACCGTCTTACGAGTATCGAATTCTGTCTTTTCTGCGCCGACCTTTTCCAGGTTCCCCGACAGGAAGCCCTCCGGCGCCTTGATTATTATTTCGACTATCTCGGGCTGGACAATTACCGCACCTCGCTGGTACAGGATTTATCACACGGCCTGCGACAGCGATTGCTGTACGCGTCGACGTTTGTTCATGAACCGCAAGTGTTGTTTGTCGACGAACCATTTGTGGGGCTCGATCCCTTCAGTATTCGCAGCATTCGACAGCTTCTGAAGCAGAAGGCGAAGCACGGGGCAACCATCTTTATGACAACCCACATATTACTGATGGCAGAAGAACTCGCCGACCGCATCGGCATTATCCATCAGGGCCGGCTCGCCGCCTGCGGCAAACTGGATGAACTCATCGCAACCAACACAAACAACAAGTCGTTAGAAGACCTGTTCCTATCCATCACTACATGAATGCCTTTATCACATTTATTGCTTATCGCCTAAAATCGCTGTTCAACCTGCGACGCACACTGGCACGTCAGTCGGCGTTTAAAAATGCCTTCATTTTGCTATTCAGTGCAGGCTTGCTCCTGTCCATGTGGTGGATTTTCCGGCGCAGTTTTCTGTTTATGGATGCCATGGGCGGCATCGGCATGATCATTGTCCCGAAATTGTTTTCCCTCTTTTTTATGGGACTGATGCTACTGCTTTTCCTCTCTGGCATTCTATCGACCTACACCACCCTGTACCGGTCGAGGGAAATGGCCTTTTTACTCCTGCAACCAGCCAAACTGGATGCCGTTATAGCCTTCAAACTGGTGGAAACAGCCTGTTACGCCTCATGGGCTTTCTTCTTCATCATCATCCCCTTTGTCAGTGCCTATGCCAGCCACGAACACCTATCTCACTGGTTTATGCTATGCACATTACTGTATGCCATCCCCTTTGTCCTGACCATCTCCTTTCTATCCTCTCTGCTGACCATCCTGCTTGTTCGTTTCGTCCCTCGAAATCCCAAACCGCTGCTATTTACGCTGTTTTTTTTCCTGCTGGCGGGATTATTTTTCCATTTTTTCCATGGCATGCCGCTGAAATCTACAAGAGACACATCTATCATGCTGCTGGATCGACTGATCCCCGGGCTGAACGTCGCCTCACACCCGTTACTCCCCAGCCGCTGGCTGGCTAACGGACTACTGGCGATTCCGCGTGGACAAACGGGCAACGCCATCGGATACCTGCTTGTGCTCTGTGCGCATGCCTGCGTGTTTTTTGCTCTGGCACTGGAAGCGGGTAATGCCCTGTTTTACGCGGGGTGGCAGCGAACTTTGGTCTCTCAGCGCACAGGGAAACGCAAGGAGCAGTCGCTTTCATCCCTATACGCTCTTTTACGATGCTTACCGCAGGATCTGCGAGCGATGCTTATCAAAGACCTTCGAATGTTCCTGCGCGATCCGCAACAATGGTTACAGGTAGTCTTCTTTTTCGGGTTATTGAGCATCTATTTTGCAAGTCTGCGCAGTGTACATTATCAGCATCTGGAACCCATTTGGAAAAACCTGATTACTTTTCTCAACATTTTCAGCATTGCCTGTGTGCTGACCTCGCTCGGATCACGCTTTATCTTCCCGCAAATCAGTCTCGAGGGTCAAGCCTTCTGGATTATCGGCATGGCTCCTACATCCATGGGGCGCATGCTGCGACTAAAATTCATTCTTTCCGCAACAAGCATGCTGCTCATCAGTCTCAGCCTGATCAGTTTAGCCGCACGTTCTTTGAATGTAGATAGCGGCACCTATTATGCAGCAATTTTCACGGCCTGCTGTATCGCACTTTCCATTGCAGCGCTGTCCACAGGTACTGGTGCCATTTTTATGAATTTAGATCAGTCCAACCCCACGGCTATCGTGTCCAGTTTTGGCGGAACATTAAACCTCGTGCTATGCCTGTTCTGCCTGCTCACGGCCATTCTCCCTTTCGGAGTCCTTTACCACAGCCGACTTACAGGACATCTCACACTGAACGCATTCCGAAACTACAGAGTCATTATCGCCGGATATGTCGCCCTGCAAACCACTCTGTTTACCGTCATTCCATTATACCTCGGGCGCACCAGCTTAGAAAAACGCGACTATTAACATCGCCCCATCAGCACCAGTTCCCCAAATCGCGGATCGTATACACCTCTTCCCATCCCCCACGTATTTTTCGGGCACCCGTCTTGCGATTCTCTCCAAAATACGCGGCATGCTGCGCGAAAAACTCCTCCACAAACTCCTTCGAACCAAATACCTGACCATCAGAGAAATAGCGACTTCGACAATGCATCCGCTCAAAATCAGATATTTTCATTCGCCGCTTAAGCTTATCCGGAATCATATTCCAGTCGAGCATGGCAAAATGAGGATTCTTCCGCAGCTCGTCATACATCAGAATCCGCCCCCAATAAACAGCGGAAGCATCGTCCCAATTCGACACCGTCTCCTTCGCACGAACCTCATCATCTAATCGTGCCACCCCCGATGCCAGCTTCACAATGCCGCGCCGCGCCGCTTCCGCACCTCCCATCGCTTCGCCAAGACCGCAAAAACGAAAGTGTTTTGGATCATCCACAATCCCTGCCCTGACCGGATTCATTTCAATGTATGCAGCCATCGTGCGCAATGCCGCACCATCCTCCACCAACACACTTTTAAACCGACGATCCCAGAGCGTCCCGCATCGCCCGTTTTTCAAATTATACCAGCACGAGAACCGTTGTTTCACCTGCTTCATAAACTCGCTAATATCATGCATCCGTACCAAGTAACGTCGCTTATCCTCTTTGACCGATTCAAACATCCCAACCAATGCCCACTCCGCCCAGCGCCTTCGTATCCCATCAACCTCCTCTTCCGAATACAAAAAAAGCAAACGCCGCATCAGCTCATCATCAGAAATCAACCAGATATCATCCCGCTCCGGCTCCTCCAACAATAAATGAATATGGTTTGTCATCACGGCATAGGTCAGCACATGTACCCCTGTAAACCCTTCAACCCGTCGAATCAACCGACACATGTGTACTTTTTCCACATCCCCTAACAACATCTCACGCCCCACAATGCGCGACATGCAGTGATAATATGCCAAATGACCTCTTTTAATTCTCTTCTGTTTCATGAGCTACAAATAATCATGTATTCATTGGTAATGCAAATAAAAAAACATATATATAGAATGACTATATACATATATATCCATACAAAAAAACCAGCTGTTACGCTGGTTTTTTATAAATTACTATATGGAGCTTAGTTAGCGGGTGAAACTTCGATGCCCATAGCTCTTTTTTGGGTGTCAAGATACATCAATGCTGTTTCAGCCTGAGCGACCCACTGACTGCCAGATTTCAGTTCGATAAAATCTTTGTACACCTGCTCGGCTTCGTCCAGTTTGCCCATCTGTTCCAGGCAACGACCAATTCCTAGCACCGACGGCGCATAGAGGTAATGGTCTGGATAGGCCTGACCAAATGCTTTAAACTGCGACAATGCGCTATCCAGCTGACCTTCCGACTCGTTACAATAGGCAATGGCGATTTCTGCGGAAGGCTTCATTACATGTTTGGGATATTTAACGGTGAATTCTTGAAAAACAGCCCGTGCTGCCGCGAACTGCGCATTGTCAAAATTGAAATTGCCTAACGCCAGCATCGCTACCGGGGCGGATGGCGTGTCGGCGTATTTTGTGACAATCATCTGCAGATCATCGACACTGCCCACATCGGACAAGCTGTTTGCGGCATCGACTATGCGAGATGCCTTGTAGGCCCGATAGGATGAAAAACCCACGAAAACAACAATAAAAACAACAAGTCCAGCTATCAAAGATTTTAAATTCTTATGAAACCAGCCAATAATGTCGGCTGTCTGTTTAGAAAAACCTTCGAGCTCAATCTGCGATATCTTCTTTTGATCCATAGCTTTTATCCTTAAATGGGTCTGACACGGTGACAAGGTGGAAAAATTAGAAAAAAGCGTAGGTGAAAGCAAGTAGTTTATGATTCACTTTTTGATCAGCGGCATCGCTTCTCTGAGCGAAGACGCCACGGCTCGTATCAATCTGATTCGATGGCAATAGTGATGGGAAGCAGTATTTCATCTTCGGCACCGGACTCGTCTACATCCGTGGGTACAATGCGTTCACCGGTGGAGGGATCCCACAACCCACAGAAAATACGATACTCGCCCGGTGCCACCGATGCAGGTATGACAACTTTATCATTAAAGGGTGGAAACGCATTATTAACCGGCCAAACATTCTTCCAATCTGCAATCAAAGGGCGGTCTCCCTGAGCTACGATTTCACCTTGATCATCAACCACATGTACAAACGTACTCCATGCCCGTCCCCTCCCCCTCACGTACTGGGGAATATCCCAGTAAAAATTCAAACCAATACGTTCACCTGCTTTACATTGACTACGCTCCAGCCCAATGCCACGCAATGCCACATTGTTCTCAAACGAACGATTTACATCCACAAAAACCGGTGATGACACCGTTGCTTCACGATGCAATGTATGTAAATCAAGACGATTAGGGCTTAGGCTCAGTGCTTTTTCAGCCAGAGACTGCGCTCGTCCTGAATCCGTTTCTTTTAAACGTAATGCATGGGCACGCAACACATCGGCTGCAATGGAATTATGCGCCCCGATACCTGCCTCCCTGCCATCCAGGATGAACTTAGCTGTCTCGTTCCAGCAACGCAGTGTTTCACGAAGATTGGGTCGTATAGACCATTTCGCCGTTCGCACACCATTAGGTGTCGGAATTAGCAGGGAAATACTTGCGAAACCGGATGTTGGACCCCAAACGAATGAAAACAATGCCCGTTTCGGTTCTATTCGCCCTGCATGCTGCCGAGTGCTAAAGACAGCGGTGCTATCTGTCACACCACTAGCGACCTCTCGTCCCTCCACATCACGAACCATCCACGTAACCATTCCGCTCGCATTACGTTCGTAAAAACTGCTCAGTTCGACCGATACGTCGTACGCACCGGGCTCCAAAAAACCATCCCAGCGGAAATCTGCTTCGGACAAGGTCTGCGCCGAAGGTTCATCGATATTCGACCACGAATTAATGAGAGATTCAGAAAGCCCGCAATAATCAATAAATGACAAATTTCCGGCAAGCAGTGCATCGAGGTCATCCACACGTGACTGCCAGGCGGCCATACGTTCGGGGGGCATCGGACACTCCGCCAGATCGGAAGCCACCACAGCATACAGATACATCAGCGGGTTGGTAATGGCATGTTCCCATTCATCCTGTTCCATTTGCTGCAACAGCGGAGCCGCATCGTTGTAACGACCGACATAAAAGAGCGCCAACGCACTCTCCTGCACATCTTCTGCAACGACGATCTCCATCGGCCCGCCTGCGTGATGCACGCGTAAAGGAAACCAATTAGCTCGATTAAATCCATCAATATGAGATGTACGCACAGGAACAGTGACGACGGTCCGCCCTCCGGGCGGCAGCTGAAGGGATGCCACCTCTTTCCAGCCAAGGAACAGCGTCCTTGTTTCAACAGTGACATCCGACGTTAGACATCCATTATAGATAACCATAGTAACATTTGATATATCCTGCGTCGTAACCAAGGTCGCATCACGACAGGTCTCTCCTTCATCAAAATTTATATGACGAACGGTGCTCCACAGTTCTGCAGAATCCAGAAATGCGGCACGCTGCCCGCTGAAGCGGTCGCTCCTGCGATCATAAGGATCGGCAGCCAACTCCTGTGTTCTCTGCCATACAGGCATAAACCAGTCTGCACGCCAGTCCTCCTCCGCCCTATCGCCATGCATAATCCAGATAACGGGATTACGAAATACCGGCAATGTATCGCGTTCGATACTAAAATCGGTCAAAACAACATCGTTGGATGAGGGTCCCGCGCCGGTCAGACTCGATCTGGCAAGTACAACAGAAGGCGGACGCCCATCTTCACGCACAGGTTCCGGCCAATCACTGAGTCCGGTGTATGTGTCGCCGTCTATTGCAAAAAATCCAGATAAATATCGTTGCCCCCAGACAGCGGCCGCATGGCGTGTATCGCACAACTGATAAGCGGCATTCTCATGCAGTGCAACCTCTCCAAAACGCCAGATCATCGTCACTAACAACACGATCTGACCGCACCGCCATAGATAACCCGCCCACTTTCTCCCATGGCATATCGGTAACGGCCTCGACGATACAGCACTCGCCGCAAGCAGGCATCCACCGGCACTGATAAGGCTCAGATAAATCACATGATGAGCGGGTCGCAGCCCCATCACCGCCGCGAGATAAATCGGAGCCAAAACAACAAATACACGTAAAAGCCGGTGGTCTTTTCGAATAGTCAGCAATGAGCCAGCAATAAATGACAATGTAAATGCCAAACCCAGTACGCGCACGACATCAGGCAGGGTCTGCCGCCACGCATAAAAAGCCTTACCAATGACCCCCATGCGTTCCACCTCAGTCGGCACAGCAAAGGCGGCATTCAACGATAGAAATCCTCGAATCGACTGGATCATTTCTTCCGGATGCATCCTTAAACTGGGAATGGCAATCAGCACAGTCATTACCATGCAGAAAAAGAAAACAGGTATCACGCGGATCAGTACACGCCAGGACCAGCCGCCCCGCCATCCATGATATAAGAAATGGGATGCAAGCAGCGATATCCCAACAATAACGGCATGATATTTTGCTGCAAAACCCAGTGCAATAGATACAGCCGCCCCCGCATACATCCACAGTGAGCCATTTTTTGCCACCCCTACACAGAAAACCAGTGTACAAAGGAGAAAAAAGGCGGAGGCTACATCCCCCGTCCCAAAATGCGCCACAGCAATATCAAGCGGACATATTGCCAACAAAAAGGAAGCAATCAGTGCCGTCCTCCGTCCCGACACTTGCCATCCCATGAAGAATAACAACAACGGTGCCAACGACGAAAGCAATGCATTCTGCACCAGTGTGGCCGCAAACACATCTGTTATATCCGACTGCCATGGAATATCGACTTCTTCGCTCCAGAACCATTCAGTAAACGCGCGGCACACGGTCTCCATCCCTTCGAGAACCTTTGCATTCATCAAATTATTGAACAGCGGATAACCATCATAAACGGGCTCGCCCACCGGATTATAATAAACTCCATCGCGGTACCACATCCCAGCGCGAATCTGCTTGGGCACATCCGGGTGATAAGAAAAGGATTGCGGCCAATCCCGCATGAGCCCACTGAACCGGAAATACGCACCCGTCGCCACTATCAAAAGCAACAGCATCAGCGTTATTGCATTTTTTACTCTGCCGGACCAGAGACCTTGTTTTAAAATACCCGCCATATTCAGTGACCTCATACTCTTTCACACCCCTGACAATGCCTGTTACCATCAACATGCATCAGAGCGCGCAAAGTAACAAATAAGGCCGTTCGAACAAGTGATTTTGATAACAAATTTAATAAAACCAGCTCAATGTCCAACGGTTTGGCGACATCAGAGACCAATCTTTTACGCCGGTTGTTTCCGATATAGATTCAGCCAGAATACGCTTGATTAATAGGTGCAGAAACTTACATTCGTCGTATTTGCGATTTTTATGGAGCGATTTTTATGAAGCGTGAATTGGTTAAATATGCGTTGGCCAGTGAAGAACTGGATCGAGAGATTGTCGTTGCGGGCTGGATTAGAACCCGCCGTGATTCAAAGGGCGGCTTCTCCTTTCTTGAGGTAAACGACGGCTCTTGTTTTGCAAACATTCAGGTGATTGCAGATAATACGCTTGATAATTATGCCACAGAGATCACGAAACTCCATCCTGGGTCAAGTGTCCAAATCAAAGGAACACTGGTTGCGTCCGGCGGAGGCGGGCAGCGGGTCGAAGTCAAAGCGACCACAGTGAAAGTGCTGGGCTTTTGCGATCCCGAAACCTACCCGCTGCAAAAAAATCGTATATCCTTTGAACGTCTTCGTGAGATCGCTCACTTACGCCCCCGCACCAATTCTTTTGGTGCCATGATGCGCATAAGAAATCAGCTGGCCTATGCCACACACAACTTTTTCCAGTCACAAAACTTCATCTACCTTCACACGCCGATTATTACGGCCAGTGACTGCGAAGGTGCCGGGGAAATGTTCAATGTTACCACCTTTGACATTGATAAGCCCCCCCGTACGGATAAAGGCGAGGTGGATTATTCACAGGACTTTTTCGGCAAAAAAACATCCCTGACCGTCAGCGGCCAGCTTGAAGGAGAAACCTACGCCTGTGCACTGGGCAATATTTACACCTTTGGCCCCACATTTCGCGCAGAGAACTCCAATACACGTCGACATTTAGCCGAATTCTGGATGATTGAGCCGGAAATGGCGTTCTGCGATCTGCAGGACGACGCCGATCTGGCAGAAAATTATCTGCGTCATTTGTTCTGTCATGTGCTGGAACATTGTCAGGAAGACCTGGCGTTCTTTGACAAACGCATTCAACCGGGCTTACTGGACAACCTGACACGACTTTCCACCTGTGCGTTTAAACGTATCACCTATACCGAAGCCATTGAATTACTGATCAAGTCCGGTCAGAAATTTGAATACAAGCCCGAATGGGGCATCGATATGCAGTCGGAGCATGAACGCTTCCTCACCGAAAAAATATTCAACGGCCCCGTAACGGTAACGGATTACCCCAAGGAAATTAAAGCCTTTTATATGCGTATGAATGACGACAATAAAACCGTGGCGGCCATGGATGTTCTTCTTCCCCACGTCGGTGAAATCATTGGCGGCAGTCAGCGGGAAGATCGGCTGGAGCTTCTGGATGAGCGCATTCGCGCCATTGGATTGAATCCGGAAGAGTATTGGTGGTACAACGATTTGCGCCGTTTTGGTTCTGTTCCGCATTCCGGTTTTGGTCTGGGCTTTGAGCGTATTGTACAGTTCTGTACCGGAATGCAAAATATACGCGATGTCATCCCTTATCCCCGCAGCCCAAAAAATGCGGAATTTTAATCCTTTTTAAATAACTTATCCGGAGATTTGTCATGTTGAATATAAAAACGATTCGCGAACGGGAACAAGATGTTCGTAATGCATTAGGACTGCGTGGCATTGGTGGCGACATCGACACCATTCTTGAGTGTGATCAACTCCGCCGCAAACTTATCAGCGAAGTGGAAACACTTAAACAACAACGAAATGCCGAATCGAAAGAAATTGGCAAGCTACGCAAACAGGGACTGGACGCGTCAGAAAAACAAGCAGAAGTCCGCCAGATCGGCGAACGCATCAAAGAATTAGATGATCAGGTGCGTGACGTGGAGGCGAAACAGAAAGCCGCCTTGCTGCTGATGCCCAATCTTCCGCACTCGTCGGTTCCTGTCGGTAAAGATGAGACAGAAAATCAGTATCCGCGCTCCTGGGGCACTATTCCTGTTTATAACTTTGAACCAAAAAAACATTGGGAGCTGGCCGCAGAAATGGGCCTCATTGACTTTGAACGCGGTGCTAAAATCACTGGAACAGGGTTTCCCGTTTACTGCGGCTCGGGAGCTCGACTACAGCGGGCCTTAATTCAGTTCATGCTCGATGTGCATGTCACAGAACATGGATATAAAGAAATACAGCCTCCGTACGTCTGTAATGCCGACTCCATGACCGGCACAGGACAGCTTCCCAAGATGGCCGAAGATATGTACCATTGCGAAGTCGAT
The window above is part of the Spartobacteria bacterium genome. Proteins encoded here:
- a CDS encoding transglutaminase domain-containing protein is translated as MKRIYTILIPSLIFWAVMTLWLIRYEAFPSFFSPVHHASYKSMLSDGPIIVDNWMKVLINGNHVGYAHSAVNIDEHNANERYAFVSKTVLRLSLLGSPQYISVDVTATLNSFYALQQFSMLLENANYSMKLDARRMNGSRFLAKMETPAGTQQFAVELPDDVAIYSPAMDAYIRKLKPDEQFVFKTLDPMTLTPMPMTVTAKGPQTFVQNGTQTIANLFIYDFNGAKSRTWMNDEGEVLLQETPWGWSMEASTPEKAVTFQRGNDTFDLARNFSVPLATQLSDSHSVSELIIDMEGAHISSFPLATRRQTILHQTNDSLRLQIQRHPPPDPQATYSPDDLAHTPFIQTTNTAIVARAQKITRHTTAPWEKAQAINDWVFQHVTKDPTVSIPSAIDVLKSLRGDCNEHTYLFVALARAAGIPSRITVGLVYSDGGLYYHAWPAVFIDGQWQEMDPTFGQHEADATHIALLQGELTDQMRLIPLIGQLHATIVRTNYD
- a CDS encoding ABC transporter ATP-binding protein, with the translated sequence MIKVEQLTRRFGSFTAVDQLNLDISEGEIFCFLGPNGAGKTTTIKMMCGLLHPSIGTIHIGGHDIQQDPSAVHRICGYIPDQPYLYDRLTSIEFCLFCADLFQVPRQEALRRLDYYFDYLGLDNYRTSLVQDLSHGLRQRLLYASTFVHEPQVLFVDEPFVGLDPFSIRSIRQLLKQKAKHGATIFMTTHILLMAEELADRIGIIHQGRLAACGKLDELIATNTNNKSLEDLFLSITT
- a CDS encoding transposase yields the protein MKQKRIKRGHLAYYHCMSRIVGREMLLGDVEKVHMCRLIRRVEGFTGVHVLTYAVMTNHIHLLLEEPERDDIWLISDDELMRRLLFLYSEEEVDGIRRRWAEWALVGMFESVKEDKRRYLVRMHDISEFMKQVKQRFSCWYNLKNGRCGTLWDRRFKSVLVEDGAALRTMAAYIEMNPVRAGIVDDPKHFRFCGLGEAMGGAEAARRGIVKLASGVARLDDEVRAKETVSNWDDASAVYWGRILMYDELRKNPHFAMLDWNMIPDKLKRRMKISDFERMHCRSRYFSDGQVFGSKEFVEEFFAQHAAYFGENRKTGARKIRGGWEEVYTIRDLGNWC
- a CDS encoding tetratricopeptide repeat protein; protein product: MDQKKISQIELEGFSKQTADIIGWFHKNLKSLIAGLVVFIVVFVGFSSYRAYKASRIVDAANSLSDVGSVDDLQMIVTKYADTPSAPVAMLALGNFNFDNAQFAAARAVFQEFTVKYPKHVMKPSAEIAIAYCNESEGQLDSALSQFKAFGQAYPDHYLYAPSVLGIGRCLEQMGKLDEAEQVYKDFIELKSGSQWVAQAETALMYLDTQKRAMGIEVSPAN
- a CDS encoding asparagine--tRNA ligase translates to MKRELVKYALASEELDREIVVAGWIRTRRDSKGGFSFLEVNDGSCFANIQVIADNTLDNYATEITKLHPGSSVQIKGTLVASGGGGQRVEVKATTVKVLGFCDPETYPLQKNRISFERLREIAHLRPRTNSFGAMMRIRNQLAYATHNFFQSQNFIYLHTPIITASDCEGAGEMFNVTTFDIDKPPRTDKGEVDYSQDFFGKKTSLTVSGQLEGETYACALGNIYTFGPTFRAENSNTRRHLAEFWMIEPEMAFCDLQDDADLAENYLRHLFCHVLEHCQEDLAFFDKRIQPGLLDNLTRLSTCAFKRITYTEAIELLIKSGQKFEYKPEWGIDMQSEHERFLTEKIFNGPVTVTDYPKEIKAFYMRMNDDNKTVAAMDVLLPHVGEIIGGSQREDRLELLDERIRAIGLNPEEYWWYNDLRRFGSVPHSGFGLGFERIVQFCTGMQNIRDVIPYPRSPKNAEF
- a CDS encoding serine--tRNA ligase, with protein sequence MLNIKTIREREQDVRNALGLRGIGGDIDTILECDQLRRKLISEVETLKQQRNAESKEIGKLRKQGLDASEKQAEVRQIGERIKELDDQVRDVEAKQKAALLLMPNLPHSSVPVGKDETENQYPRSWGTIPVYNFEPKKHWELAAEMGLIDFERGAKITGTGFPVYCGSGARLQRALIQFMLDVHVTEHGYKEIQPPYVCNADSMTGTGQLPKMAEDMYHCEVDDLYLIPTAEVPVTNLYREEIIQDALPILLTAYTPCFRREAGAAGRENRGLNRLHQFDKVEMVKFVEPATSYDELELLLANAEDILQRLKLPYRICELCTGDLSFAAAKCYDIELWAPGQEIWLEVSSCSNFEDFQARRANIRYRDSDGKPQFVHTLNGSGVALPRLMVAIMENYQQEDGSILIPEVIRPYMGGMERITIA